In the genome of Cryptomeria japonica chromosome 8, Sugi_1.0, whole genome shotgun sequence, one region contains:
- the LOC131054841 gene encoding receptor-like protein EIX2 produces MYPLSFPMSLGSAFLLIWIIIQFPFSKSCLQDERNYLLDFKAGLNLSSARLSSWRGFNCCEWEGVACEYHTSHVIRLDVSTDQGLDTYDAFTLTEDSSSRELRPSLFNLQHLQHLDLSGINFQGISIPSQLSKLQKLTFLSLSNAGFGGEVPLEMGNMSSLRHLHMSCSNTLNSNKFDVWVRNLRSLEFLVMTRVNLTMASEHWGGALSGLPNLTKIYLYDCELSGNIPDLSNLTRLSHLHIGSNYFPFELSSWFANASSLVSLDLSNCYLYDSIPSNFLARSRMSYLVLDTNFELKGNLSFILGHSSSLVVLSLSECNLGGAFPQSIANFSKLKAINLRYNNLEGSIPSSFSNFLSLESIDLSHNNFEGSIPSSFGNFSSLKYLHISHNRLSGHIPPSLCQLPTLREFVLDHNQLSGTIPDSISNLEVLSLSSNELTGKLSLQLLENLTRLREFHLSENQLLINISPSLVPQFAHLEGLGLGSCNIEGDLPAFLSQQYQLERLDLSDNNIVGNLPSWLWDLPYLQYLNLSNNQLEGCLPQKISNGFHVVDLHSNRLYGSLPALDFASEILDLSDNGFNGSIPAKIDIPVSVSLSGNNLTGQIPSSICFLRYSTGNYGALDLSKNKLIGKIPANIGTCSGLTVLNLAQNVLQGKIPKELGNLIDLHTLNLNGNKLQGIIPSSIANCTHLQVLDLGKNKFEGSIPTWIERLTDLRILSLASNKFANRIPVQLFRMQNLQILDLPGNQLTGSIPPDVSKLYAMVNHSQSFDVPHPVLSGSADAYSSYELKFVDEVTIWIKGRETLYEKIIRADKFIDLSRNKLSGNIPSELGLLAGLISLNISKNNLSGSIPESMGAMDYLESLDLSENKLSGNIPSQLLNLTFLEVLNLSNNMLSGLIPQGKQFSTFEASSFLGNPHLHGPPLENKTLSNRSMGSRENHNNTSADEDGDADGDVVMDQWWAVGLGLSYGVGFALVIAVLCFHIKWRYICFALIDNFIFYLMEQ; encoded by the coding sequence ATGTATCCACTTTCCTTTCCCATGTCTCTGGGTTCTGCGTTTTTGTTGATTTGGATAATAATtcaatttccattttcaaaatcatGTTTGCAAGATGAGAGAAATTACTTGCTGGATTTCAAGGCTGGTCTTAATCTTTCCTCAGCTCGTTTATCCTCTTGGCGGGGATTCAACTGTTGCGAGTGGGAGGGCGTTGCCTGTGAATATCATACATCACATGTCATCCGACTTGATGTAAGTACTGACCAGGGCCTTGACACATATGATGCCTTCACACTCACTGAAGATAGTTCTAGTAGGGAGCTTCGTCCGTCGCTGTTTAATCTGCAGCATCTACAGCACTTGGATCTCAGCGGGATTAACTTTCAAGGTATTTCTATTCCTTCCCAATTGTCAAAACTGCAGAAGCTTACATTTCTTAGCTTGTCAAATGCTGGATTTGGAGGCGAAGTCCCTTTGGAGATGGGAAATATGTCAAGCCTGCGTCATTTGCATATGTCATGTAGTAACACCTTGAATAGTAATAAGTTTGATGTATGGGTCAGAAATCTAAGAAGCTTGGAATTTTTAGTAATGACGAGAGTGAACTTGACAATGGCGTCTGAGCATTGGGGTGGGGCCCTTAGTGGTCTTCCCAATCTTACCAAGATTTACCTCTATGATTGTGAGCTCTCGGGTAATATTCCAGATCTCTCAAACCTCACCCGTTTATCACATCTGCATATAGGCTCTAATTATTTCCCGTTTGAACTATCGTCTTGGTTTGCGAACGCGTCCTCATTGGTTTCACTTGATCTCAGTAACTGTTATCTATATGATTCCATACCTTCCAATTTCTTGGCCCGTTCAAGAATGAGCTATCTTGTGCTTGACACAAATTTTGAGTTAAAAGGAAACCTTTCTTTCATTCTAGGCCATTCTTCCTCACTAGTTGTGCTATCTCTTTCTGAGTGCAATCTAGGAGGAGCATTTCCGCAGTCTATTGCAAACTTTTCAAAACTGAAGGCCATAAATCTGAGGTATAACAATTTGGAGGGCAGTATACCATCCTCTTTTAGCAACTTTTTATCCCTTGAGTCTATCGATCTGTCGCATAACAATTTTGAGGGCAGTATACCATCCTCTTTTGGCAACTTTTCGTCCCTTAAATATCTGCACATTAGTCACAACCGGTTAAGTGGTCATATTCCGCCGTCTCTCTGTCAGCTTCCAACATTAAGGGAGTTTGTTCTAGACCATAACCAGCTGTCAGGAACAATTCCTGATTCCATTTCAAATCTGGAAGTATTGTCACTTTCTTCCAATGAATTAACAGGCAAACTTTCACTTCAGCTACTTGAAAATCTAACCCGCCTTAGGGAATTTCACCTTTCTGAAAATCAGCTTCTCATTAACATCTCTCCAAGCTTGGTTCCTCAGTTTGCCCACCTGGAAGGCCTTGGATTGGGGTCTTGCAATATAGAAGGCGACTTACCTGCATTTTTGTCCCAGCAATATCAGTTGGAAAGGCTAGATCTTTCAGATAACAACATTGTGGGAAATCTTCCTTCGTGGCTATGGGATCTTCCCTATCTTCAATATCTCAATCTTTCAAATAATCAATTGGAAGGTTGTCTACCCCAGAAGATATCTAATGGTTTTCATGTGGTGGACCTGCACAGCAACAGATTATATGGTTCTCTTCCTGCTCTGGATTTTGCTTCAGAAATattagatctatctgataatggGTTTAATGGCTCTATTCCTGCAAAAATTGATATACCAGTCTCTGTATCATTGTCAGGGAATAATCTGACTGGACAAATTCCAAGTTCTATATGTTTCCTGCGATATTCAACTGGTAATTATGGCGCTTTGGACTTGTCAAAGAACAAGCTGATTGGTAAGATTCCAGCAAACATTGGAACATGTTCTGGATTAACAGTTTTAAATTTAGCTCAAAATGTTTTGCAAGGGAAGATTCCAAAGGAGTTGGGAAATTTGATTGATCTTCATACACTTAATCTCAATGGCAATAAGTTGCAAGGTATTATTCCTTCATCCATTGCAAATTGTACACATCTCCAAGTACTTGATTTGGGGAAAAATAAATTTGAAGGTAGCATTCCTACTTGGATTGAAAGGCTAACAGATTTAAGAATTCTTAGTTTAGCTTCTAATAAGTTTGCTAATAGAATTCCAGTTCAGTTGTTCCGGATGCAAAATCTTCAGATTTTAGATTTACCTGGAAATCAATTAACAGGAAGTATTCCTCCAGATGTTAGCAAGTTATATGCTATGGTCAATCATTCTCAAAGTTTCGATGTGCCACATCCAGTACTTTCAGGAAGTGCTGATGCTTATTCAAGTTATGAACTCAAATTTGTTGATGAAGTAACCATTTGGATAAAAGGAAGGGAAACTCTATACGAGAAGATAATTAGAGCAGACAAGTTCATAGATCTCTCGCGTAATAAGTTGTCAGGCAACATTCCTTCAGAATTGGGACTCCTTGCAGGATTAATTTCTCtcaacatatcaaaaaataatCTGAGTGGCTCAATCCCAGAATCAATGGGAGCCATGGATTACTTGGAATCTCTAGATCTATCAGAAAACAAGCTATCAGGAAATATTCCTTCTCAGCTTTTAAATCTCACATTTCTTGAAGTATTGAATCTTTCCAACAACATGCTTTCTGGATTAATACCGCAGGGGAAGCAATTTTCAACATTTGAGgcttcttcttttctaggaaaTCCCCATCTTCATGGACCTCCCCTTGAAAATAAAACACTGAGTAATAGATCAATGGGTAGCAGAGAGAATCACAATAATACAAGTGCAGATGAAGATGGAGATGCGGATGGAGATGTTGTAATGGATCAATGGTGGGCTGTGGGACTTGGGTTAAGTTATGGAGTGGGATTTGCTCTTGTGATTGCAGTGTTATGTTTCCACATAAAATGGAGATACATATGCTTTGCTCTCATAGACAATTTTATCTTTTATCTTATGGAACAATGA